A DNA window from Cutaneotrichosporon cavernicola HIS019 DNA, chromosome: 2 contains the following coding sequences:
- the CWH43 gene encoding uncharacterized protein (Frag1/DRAM/Sfk1 family), translating to MATLLAVPGALVPRAHTALSAAAFVLALTAAYLGGIWEALCENSVAKWPDEWFPSVSATIGDHAASRAPFHIAIALTAFPRFALLALQWVAHRYPPRGREAAHALSNVSSPTSTAHTGSRGALRNRKHANDEAGPVPEHEDAVAPAGWADVEAMCGLGRTFCCGGWMFITSRDQHDLHDLFMIVYLVLNVPWMVLSTLHSTTQQARRWRTITAAGFILSIPPLIYFFIKHSVRRIPGAYTQYAFFEWGLVFWDVAFDAGCLYELGHLQVRIVDTTRGDEPHKGANGGLYVAPVPNSRPRIEEDWTAHPSLPSRLPNPMFFAYLSDVWFATVFWTLFTGVSVQLFYWSVWSLSLTGSELAVLINLTPHIMSRRNYRAYAMSREGQFSHRAIMCGLGLGCYALPSVSARFLCVAGAVWCAWCMFMADTMRVRGSPEMTAQAKIFITGLLICMLGKYLCHSNNPFWAIVNEDSGGWNKTGLLLSAIALAEYYYRPNSLFPAPPVSATLKDKPEPADVVTTRGQRYAITLGLGALIHLLQTFVCDPGTIIAWAWTGYPATGPMLHPWGGVTMAVATAGALVGFDALSPATWLIPFPAAAALFRQDWVGYAGGLVLVFYLVAIVPTLFRAASALPPSAWGYAGAWLAFLDVASVFTVAYAFVPFGWILRERSDLIMAMLLVPLPFALSAARALQPSLPGRNALQPRSAARVRNVGRWSAIAAVFLGIGGLLTGFERAAVSAGPENRPTPYFPEHNIFTGGIYTVHFGIDEPGRDSQRRIASLVEEMQVDVLGLLETDLHRFVYGNRDLTRYMAEELGYYVDIGPGPNQHTWGAALLSKFPILNSTHHLLPSPHGELAPAIHATLDIHGQRVDVIVSHNGQEEDPLDRELQTRALADMLHLTGDTPTVFLGYLVTRIGAEPPNPYGLLFNDHSGLIDVETLDRWRWCEYIGFRGLWRIAFARLEHGTVTDTELQVAKFILPLPGQKVKYAPEGQLYWHIAENDIPEPWRMPKQFRDKGVRGHVYRIWDGPLYYLPPLHSGVRAYGLDNRTDWPPAEAEADMQIAREQGTAVE from the exons ATGGCAACCCTCCTAGCCGTGCCGGGCGCCCTCGTGCCGCGCGCACATACCGCGCTATCCGCGGCGGCGtttgtcctcgccctcaccgcGGCATACCTTGGCGGGATATGGGAAGCTCTGTGCGAGAACAGCGTCGCCAAGTGGCCCGACGAATGGTTCCCCTCCGTCTCCGCGAC gaTCGGCGACCATGCCGCCTCACGCGCACCCTTCCACATCGCTATCGCATTAACCGCCTTTCCGCGTttcgccctcctcgcactGCAATGGGTCGCGCACCGGTACCCCCCTCGTGGGCGGGAGGCCGCGCACGCCCTCTCAAACGTCTCGAGCCCAACCTCAACAGCCCATACTGGCTCGAGAGGGGCATTACGGAACCGGAAACACGCTAATGATGAGGCAGGGCCCGTGCCGGAACATGAGGATGCCGTCGCGCCTGCAGGGTGGGCagacgtcgaggccatgTGTGGGCTCGGGCGGACGTTCTGCTGCGGAGGGTGGATGTTTATTACCTCGCGCGATCAGCATG ACTTGCACGACCTGTTTATGATTGTCTATCTTGTTCTCAATGTGCCGTGGATGGTGCTCTCGACGCTGCACTCTACGACGCAGCAGGCGcgtcggtggcg cacCATCACTGCCGCAGGCTTCATTCTCTCCATCCCGCCACTCATTTACTTCTTCATCAAGCACAGCGTGCGCCGCATCCCCGGCGCATACACTCAATACGCGTTCTTCGAATGGGGTCTCGTGTTCTGGGACGTGGCGTTCGACGCCGGCTGCCTCtacgagctcggccacctCCAGGTGCGCATCGTGGACACGAcccgcggcgacgagccgcACAAGGG CGCCAACGGCGGGCTATACGTCGCACCTGTCCCCAATTCACGTCCCcgcatcgaggaggactgGACCGCGCACCCGTCCCTGCCAAGCCgcctccccaaccccatgTTCTTCGCGTACTTGAGCGACGTGTGGTTCGCAACCGTATTCTGGACTCTCTTCACCGGCGTCAGCGTCCAGCTGTTCTACTGGAGCGTGTGGAGCCTCTCCCTCACGGGAAGTGAGCTTGCTgtcctcatcaacctcacccCGCACATCATGAGCCGGCGTAACTACCGCGCATACGCCATGTCGCGCGAGGGCCAGTTCTCGCACCGCGCTATCATGTGCGGCCTCGGGCTGGGATGCTACGCGCTGCCCAGCGTGTCGGCGCGCTTCCTCTGCGTCGCGGGCGCGGTGTGGTGCGCTTGGTGCATGTTCATGGCCGACACGATGCGCGTCCGTGGCTCACCCGAGATGACCGCGCAGGCCAAAA tctTCATCACCGGCCTTCTCATCTGCATGCTCGGCAAGTACCTGTGCCACTCGAACAACCCGTTCTGGGCGATCGTGAACGAAGACAGCGGGGGATGGAACAAGACTGGCCTGCTCCTCTCCGCCATCGCCCTTGCTGAGTACTACTACCGGCCGAACAGCCTCTTCCCCGCACCTCCAGTCAGCGCGacgctcaaggacaagcccgagcccgccgATGTGGTCACGACGCGTGGGCAGCGCTACGCCATCActctcggtctcggcgccctcatccacctcctccagacCTTCGTCTGTGATCCGGGAACGATCATTGCCTGGGCCTGGACCGGATACCCAGCCACGGGTCCCATGCTCCACCCGTGGGGAGGCGTCACCATGGCCGTGGCGACGGCCGGCGCGCTGGTCGGCTTTGACGCCTTGTCCCCGGCCACATGGCTCATTCCCTTCcccgcggcggcggcactCTTCCGTCAAGACTGGGTTGGGTACGCTGGTGGCCTCGTGCTCGTGTTCTACCTGGTGGCGATCGTTCCGACACTCTTCCGGGCCGCTTCagccctccctccctcggCATGGGGTTACGCGGGCGCGTGgctcgcgttcctcgacgttgCGTCAGTCTTCACGGTCGCGTACGCGTTCGTGCCGTTCGGCTGGATCCTGCGCGAGAGAAGCGATCTCATCATGGCCATGCTTCTCGTCCCATTGCCGTTCGCCCTGAGCGCTGCTCGTGCTCTCCAGCCTTCCCTCCCCGGCCGCAACGCCCTGCAACCCcgcagcgccgcgcgcgtgcgcaACGTTGGGCGCTGGAGCGCCATTGCAGCCGTCTTCCTGGGAATCGGCGGCCTACTCACAGGCTTTGAGCGCGCAGCCGTCTCGGCCGGCCCCGAGAACCGTCCAACACCCTACTTCCCAGAGCACAACATCTTTACCGGCGGCATCTACACGGTGCACTTTGGCATCGATGAGCCGGGGCGGGACAGCCAGCGCCGTATCGCGTCCCTCGTCGAAGAGATGCAGGTCGACGTGCTGGGTCTGCTCGAGACTGACCTCCACCGTTTCGTCTACGGCAACCGCGACCTCACGCGCTacatggccgaggagctggggTACTATGTCGACATAGGCCCTGGACCAAACCAGCACACATGGGGCGCCGCGCTGCTCTCCAAATTCCCCATTCTGAACAGCACACACCACCTCCTGCCCTCACCGCatggcgagctggcgccTGCAATCCACGCTACTTTGGATATACACGGCCAGCGCGTTGACGTGATCGTCTCGCATAATGGACAAGAGGAGGACccgctcgaccgcgagctgcAAACCCGCGCACTCGCGGATATGCTCCATCTTACGGGCGACACGCCGACAGTGTTCCTGGGGTATCTGGTGACGCGCATTGGCGCTGAGCCGCCCAACCCCTACGGCCTGCTGTTCAACGACCACTCTGGCCTgatcgacgtcgagacTCTCGAccgctggcgctggtgcGAGTACATTGGTTTCCGTGGACTGTGGCGCATCGCCTTCGCCCGCCTCGAACACGGCACCGTGACCGACACCGAGCTCCAGGTGGCAAAGTTCAttctccccctcccagGCCAGAAAGTCAAGTACGCGCCCGAGGGCCAGCTGTACTGGCACATTGCCGAGAACGACATCCCCGAGCCTTGGCGCATGCCAAAGCAGTTCAGGGACAAGGGCGTGCGTGGACACGTGTACCGGATCTGGGACGGGCCCCTTTACTACCTCCCGCCTTTGCATAGTGGTGTGCGCGCTTACGGCCTGGACAACCGCACGGACTGGCCGCCAGCCGAAGCAGAGGCAGATATGCAGattgcgcgcgagcagggCACGGCGGTCGAGTAG
- a CDS encoding uncharacterized protein (Phytanoyl-CoA dioxygenase (PhyH)), translating into MANDTSINGRLMNGTCGRKSTRSVPEFTDDDLAAFTELCSQQTNAADYPLVSEITSNVPIYDASTLLTSDRDITMDELHSALLSGPGLFVIRSAFDPAVIDRASSAFDTIITSEKVAGKGGGDHFATPGANDRIWNSFQKHALTDPTSFVEYYANQLLSLAAEAWLGPGYAITAQTNIVRPGGKAQEPHRDYHLGFQAAEVVARFPASAQVASALLTLQGAIAHSDMPLTSGPTLLLPHSHKYEAGFLAYRDPRFRAIFEQKRIQLPLQKGDALFFNPALVHAAGSNMTSEVQRSANLVQVSAAWGKPMESVDRSAIVKAVWAELAAFWEQAGEGEKDALLAAVPDAYSFPTNLDRDPPPIGGHCPPTQKERVAKGLEEGVDAVEMGRRIDAYDEIRRA; encoded by the exons ATGGCGAACGATACTAGCATTAACGGGCGCCTCATGAACGGTACATGCGGGCGCAAGAGCACTCGCAGTGTGCCGGAGTTCACGGATGACGACCTGGCTGCGTTCACTGAGCTCT GCTCGCAGCAGACCAATGCCGCAGACTATCCCCTCGTCTCCGAGATCACTTCCAACGTACCGATCTACGacgcctccaccctcctcacATCTGACCGCGACATAACTATGGACGAGCTTCACTCTGCCCTTCTCTCCGGACCCGGCCTGTTCGTGATCCGCTCCGCCTTCGACCCAGCTGTAATCGACCGCGCCTCTTCGGCTTTTGACACTATCATTACCAGCGAGAAAGTCGCCGGTaaaggaggaggcgaccACTTTGCGACCCCCGGAGCAAACGATAGAATCTGGAACAGTTTCCAGAAACACGCATTGACGGACCCGACCTCCTTCGTGGAATACTACGCGAACCAACTCCTTTCCCTTGCGGCTGAAGCATGGTTGGGGCCAGGATACGCGATAACGGCGCAGACCAACATTGTCCGGCCGGGCGGAAAGGCACAAGAACCACACCGAGACTACCACCTCGGATTTCAAGCTGCCGAAGTGGTGGCCCGATTTCCCGCCTCCGCGCAAGTTGCATCGGCCCTCCTAACTCTCCAGGGAGCGATTGCACATAGCGATATGCCTCTCACTTCAGGTCCCACCCTCCTGCTTCCCCACTCCCACAAGTACGAGGCAGGATTCTTGGCTTATCGAGACCCCCGTTTCCGCGCTATCTTTGAACAGAAGAGAATCCAGCTGCCCCTCCAAAAGGGCGACGCACTATTCTTCAACCccgccctcgtccacgCCGCCGGAAGTAATATGACCTCGGAGGTTCAGCGTAGTGCGAACCTCGTTCAGGTCAGTGCGGCGTGGGGTAAACCCATGGAGAGCGTGGACCGGAGCGCCATCGTCAAGGCGGTTTGGGCCGAGTTGGCGGCTTTCTGGGAGCAAGctggagagggagagaaAGACGCCCTGCTTGCCGCCGTGCCGGACGCGTACTCGTTTCCTACGAATTTGGATCGTGATCCTCCTCCTATTGGGGGTCACTGTCCTCCGACACAGAAGGAGCGAGTAGCCAAGGGTTTGGAGGAGGGTGTGGATGCCGTGGAGATGGGACGGCGGATTGACGCGTACGACGAGATAAGGCGCGCGTAG